Sequence from the Methanobacterium alkalithermotolerans genome:
AACTTAAGCAGTTCTTCCATTTTATCTGGAACCACTCCCTGATATTCATCTAAAAGTATTTGAGATACTTCTTTAATTCTTCGGGATTTAACCCGATAGAATCCGGCAGGCTTGATGAGTTTTTCCAGATTATCCAGCCGAGCATGGGCAATATCCTCCATAGAGGGAAATCTGGAAAAAAGCTGAGCACTGGCATTATCTGTATTTTCATCTCGGGTTCTCTGGGAGAGAATAGTTCTAATCAAGACCCGATAAGGATCTCCTTCTTCAAAAATCCTTAATTTATAGAGTTCTTTTAATCGATTTAAAATTAAATCTATCCTTTCGGGTATTTTATAACCTCCATTACCCTAATCCTGATAAAAATAGTATGTTGATGTTTAAACCATCAACTTGAATTGATATTAAATTTATATCATGTCCAGCAGCCGTTCCAGGCCTTCCTGTAATCCTTGTCCCTGCAGGGCAATGGTAGGAATTATAGTTATATCAGAATCTAAATCCAGATTAGCCGAACCTGTATCCTGTTTATTGGCAAAGATCACATAAGGTACATTTTCTGAATCCAGCTGATGGATAATTTCCCTTTCCATACTACTTACACCCCTGGAAATATCCACCACCACTATTGCCGCATCTATACCATTGTAGAGTATCTCTCTCATGAAACGAAATCTTTCCTGACCAGGAGATGCAAAAAGATGTATTTTTTCTCCATTAACCCGAGTATTGCCATAGTCCATAGAAATGGTGGTGCCCCTGTATTCCACTTTAACTTTTTTCTGGCATAAATTATCCAGAGTAGTGGTTTTTCCCGAATTATAATCCCCAAAGATTACAATTTTAGTTTCTTTCTTTTTTCCGTTCATACTCCCATCCTCAGGGTTTTTGAGAAATAAAATCAATAAAATTTTTTTACATGATAACCAGAATTCTAATTTTAATCTGGTTAATTTAATATGATGAAGTTCGGGGATTATATAATTTTTGCTTTAGCTCTGCTTAATTTATTAAACCTTTAAGTGGGTTTAGTTTCTAGTTACCACTGTGGCTGTAAAATTAGCCCTCTAATTTCATGCTGGTCCCTAAACGGGACATGGTTTGGGGAAAATCAGGAAAGGAAACATCGTATACCCCGGCATTTTCAATTGTTATTCCTACTTTAAGCCCCACTAAACTCAAAGCCATGACCAGGCGATGGTCCCCATGAGATTTAACCACTCCCGGATGAACTCCACCTTTAATAACCATTCCATCCTTTTTCTCCTGGACTTCCACTCCCAATCGAGATAGTTCTTGTGTACAGGTACTTATGCGATCTGTTTCCTTTAAGCGGGCATGTTCAACCCCACTAATAGTGGTTCTTCCTCTGGCCACAGCTCCCAGTGCAGCCACAGTAGGTAAAAGATCCGGGGCGTGGTTAAGATTCACATCAATGCCCTGGAGTTCACCACTGCCTTCCACCTTTACTTCATCATTTCTAACCTTGATAGATGCTCCCATTTCCTGGGCTATATCCAGTATCAATTTATCGCCCTGTTTAGACTCTTTAAACAAGTTTTGAATGGTTAAATCGCCTTCTAAAATAGACGCAGCAGCTATAAGATAAGAAGCAGAAGAATAGTCTCCTTCTATGGTATAATCTGTGCCCTGGTAGGTCTGAGGATCCACCTGGAAGTAGTTATCATTTTCATCGTATTCCACTTTAACCCCGAATTTATTCATTACATCTCGAGTCATATCCACATAGGGCCGGGATATGAAATCTCCTTCTACTTTAAGTGAGATTCCCTCTTGGGATAGGGCTCCGGCGATTAGTAGTGATGAAATAAATTGAGAGCTAACATTTCCCCTGATGGACGTTGAACCACCGTTAAAACCTCCTCCCACTACAATAGGAGGTTTTCCATTACTTCTGGTAGAATAAGCATCCACTCCCAAGCCTTGCAGGGCATCTAAAAGATCCTGCATGGGTCTGTTTCTCAAAGAATCATCCCCGGTGAAAACCGTGTAATTCGGTGCCAAAGCAGCAACAGAGGTCATCATACGCAGGGTGGTACCTGAATTTTTAACATCCAGGACATCAGAAGGGGTTTTTAATTTTCCAGAACTACCCTCCACCAGCCAGTGTTTACCATGTTCCCTTATAGAACACCCCATTAAACGGCAGGATTCCAGAGATGCCACAGTATCCTCTGATTTTAAAGGATATTTTAAAATAGAATTTCCTGTTGCTAATGCAGATATGATTATGGCACGATGAGTATAACTCTTGGAAGGTGGTGCCTTAATTTTTCCGGCTATATTTTGAGATTTTCCAACTATAAGTTTCATGAAATCACCTGAATCAAATTTTTTTATGATTATAAAGTAAATTACGGGGCAAGAAGGAGTTTTAGTATCAACTAAAATATTTGAAGCTGATTAAATAATTATTTCAATCACAATACCCTGGTTGAGATGTAATATATCCACCTTCTCCCCACTTTTACCTACGGCTTCTTTTTTCATGGAAATGTATTCTTCACTAATCTCATGACCCTCAATGGTTATTTTGCCCTCTTTTTCCAGAGCCGATGATATATCCTGCGGATCCTGAGACTGTAAATAAGATAAAATTTTAGGGGCATCACCTTTAAATTCAGGCCCGATTTTATTCATTAAGGGAGTGATTTCAACCACTTTTTCCTGAATATCCAGCTTACCACTATCCAGATTCAAGTTGGAAATACGTATGGTGCCTTTAATATCATCAATAAGTGGTTTTATAGTGGAAATCATAGCAGAAGACGAGGTGTAGATATTTGTTTCTTTTATGGTGGCATTCAAAGGCATTCCTTTAGATGATTTAAATCTTCTTAGATCTCCTATTATTTCCACCCCTAGATTTCCAGTATCTTCCGCCATTGAGTCGATTAAGTCTACCTTGACTGCTGGCCATTCCATTTGATGAATGCTTTTATCAGAACTAAGGTGTTGATATACTTCATCAGAAAAGTGAGGTGTTATTGGTGCTAATAATTTAAGAGAGGTTTCAATCACTGTTTTTAAAGTATACTGGGCGGCTTCTTTAGATTTTAGATCATTATCATCGTTGTAAAGCCGGTATTTAACTGCCTCTATATACTCATCACAGAAATCATGCCAGATGAAGCGTTGAATAGGGTTTATTATCTGGGCAAAATTGTACTGTGCCATGGAAGAGCTTACGTCTTCTACCAGTCTATTTAATTTGGAAAGAATCCAGCGATCCATGGGTTTTAAATTAGTGAGGTCCATGTCTGGAGTTTTGAATTCAAAAATATGCATGCTGATAAACCGGAAGGCGTTCCAGAATTTTCTTAAGAATTTGTAACCATATTTAACATCTTTCCAGGCAAAGGGAACATCTGAGCCGGGTACACTATTGGAAGCCCATAGCCGGAGTGCATCTGCACCATAATCTTCCAGTACTGATTCAGGTGATATGACATTGCCCCGGGATTTACTCATCTTATGTCCATCCTCCCCAAAGACCATTCCATTTATGACTATCTGATGGAATGGTTCCATACCAGTAAGGGCTTTGCTCCGTAGGGTGGTATAAAAAGCCCATGTACGGATAATATCATGACCCTGAGGGCGTAAGTCTGCTGGAAAATAATTTTTGAATTGTTCATCTGGCCAGCCTGCTATTACCAGAGGGGATATGGAACTATCCATCCAGGTATCCAGAACATCCTCTTCTGCCTGGAATGTGCTTCCTCCACACTGGCATTTCCAGGGAGGATTTACCTGGGTAGGGTCCACCGGTATCATTTCCGGGGTGGCCACATGGACTTCACCAC
This genomic interval carries:
- the aroA gene encoding 3-phosphoshikimate 1-carboxyvinyltransferase, giving the protein MKLIVGKSQNIAGKIKAPPSKSYTHRAIIISALATGNSILKYPLKSEDTVASLESCRLMGCSIREHGKHWLVEGSSGKLKTPSDVLDVKNSGTTLRMMTSVAALAPNYTVFTGDDSLRNRPMQDLLDALQGLGVDAYSTRSNGKPPIVVGGGFNGGSTSIRGNVSSQFISSLLIAGALSQEGISLKVEGDFISRPYVDMTRDVMNKFGVKVEYDENDNYFQVDPQTYQGTDYTIEGDYSSASYLIAAASILEGDLTIQNLFKESKQGDKLILDIAQEMGASIKVRNDEVKVEGSGELQGIDVNLNHAPDLLPTVAALGAVARGRTTISGVEHARLKETDRISTCTQELSRLGVEVQEKKDGMVIKGGVHPGVVKSHGDHRLVMALSLVGLKVGITIENAGVYDVSFPDFPQTMSRLGTSMKLEG
- a CDS encoding GTP-binding protein, with product MNGKKKETKIVIFGDYNSGKTTTLDNLCQKKVKVEYRGTTISMDYGNTRVNGEKIHLFASPGQERFRFMREILYNGIDAAIVVVDISRGVSSMEREIIHQLDSENVPYVIFANKQDTGSANLDLDSDITIIPTIALQGQGLQEGLERLLDMI
- a CDS encoding endonuclease III domain-containing protein; amino-acid sequence: MPERIDLILNRLKELYKLRIFEEGDPYRVLIRTILSQRTRDENTDNASAQLFSRFPSMEDIAHARLDNLEKLIKPAGFYRVKSRRIKEVSQILLDEYQGVVPDKMEELLKLPGVGRKTANCVLVFAFHKPAIPVDTHVHRISNRIGWVDTKNPDETEKKLEEIFPEKYWIELNDLLVQFGQDICRPISPKHEVCPISEYCAYYQDILDKKE
- a CDS encoding valine--tRNA ligase, which encodes MTADNIPKDYDHKKESIWQEKWQENQLHRFIGDGTRPRYIIDTPPPYPTGSIHIGHVLNWVFMDIIARYKRMNGFDVLFPQGWDCHGLPTEVKVEETHSIKKNDVSREDFRKMCVDLTRDNIATMKNQMQSMGFSQDWNREYITMTPEYMQKTQLSFLKMKEQGLIYQGIHPVNWCPRCETAIAFAEVEYNENETFLNFLEFPSEDADKGVMIATTRPELLSACVAVVVHPEDDRYHELKGKKVQVPIFGQKVEIITDSEVDPEFGTGAVMICTFGDKTDVSWVNRYDLDIIEAIDEQGIMTSAAGKYEGLTLSQCKEKTIKDLEKQGCLIKKEKVEQNVGQCWRCKSPIEILVKKQWFVAVKKLVHQVEEAADAMDWIPEHMKTRLLNWTGSMDWDWCISRQRIFATPIPVWYCEDCGEVHVATPEMIPVDPTQVNPPWKCQCGGSTFQAEEDVLDTWMDSSISPLVIAGWPDEQFKNYFPADLRPQGHDIIRTWAFYTTLRSKALTGMEPFHQIVINGMVFGEDGHKMSKSRGNVISPESVLEDYGADALRLWASNSVPGSDVPFAWKDVKYGYKFLRKFWNAFRFISMHIFEFKTPDMDLTNLKPMDRWILSKLNRLVEDVSSSMAQYNFAQIINPIQRFIWHDFCDEYIEAVKYRLYNDDNDLKSKEAAQYTLKTVIETSLKLLAPITPHFSDEVYQHLSSDKSIHQMEWPAVKVDLIDSMAEDTGNLGVEIIGDLRRFKSSKGMPLNATIKETNIYTSSSAMISTIKPLIDDIKGTIRISNLNLDSGKLDIQEKVVEITPLMNKIGPEFKGDAPKILSYLQSQDPQDISSALEKEGKITIEGHEISEEYISMKKEAVGKSGEKVDILHLNQGIVIEIII